One stretch of Diorhabda carinulata isolate Delta chromosome 5, icDioCari1.1, whole genome shotgun sequence DNA includes these proteins:
- the LOC130893685 gene encoding serine proteinase stubble-like isoform X2: protein MINIYTTSCSLRMVFLVLVLVSEWLPTSSSAAYSSKRKDQAYQINPKPCWVDGQEGTCMFVYECINTDGYHIGMCVDTFMFGSCCAHNSTQNTVIPSQLPNQPNRPQILYTHPSSSHSSHSNNYNKPTKPLSHYISTSRPKPNSHQLANNSTRSSAATRNPTLPTSTDRSEFSWRISTPPPRHSIRPMNTNDDFTLTANLIYTKPGWQMTTEPAFITSNHSSKDPQIETNSLQNWQSTTEFGVVTRQKKPTKTKNRPTKKPVQSAADKYFTKYSMKPTKPTTTKRPTETGRPELFYPKLPNKTPTTILPSPTSSNGLSISTTSVANDDISCGVPQMFTKAQTRIVGGKNAPFGKWPWQVSVRRTSFFGFSSTHRCGGAILNENWMATAGHCVDDLLTSQIRIRVGEYDFSSVQEQHPYVERGVSQKIVHPKYNYFTYEYDLALIQVDKSLEFLPHISPICLPASNDLLIGENATVTGWGRLSEGGTLPSVLQEVQVPIVSNDRCKSMFLRAGRHEFIPDIFLCAGYEGGGQDSCQGDSGGPLQVKGKDGRYFLAGIISWGIGCAEANLPGVCTRISKFVPWILKIVT from the exons ATACAACATCGTGTAGTCTTCGTATGGTATTTCTGGTCCTGGTGTTAGTATCTGAATGGCTGCCTACATCATCCAGTGCCGCTTATTCTTCAAAAAGAAAAGATCAAG catACCAAATCAATCCAAAACCTTGTTGGGTAGATGGCCAGGAAGGTACTTGCATGTTTGTTTATGAATGCATAAACACTGATGGTTACCATATAG GTATGTGCGTCGACACGTTCATGTTTGGTTCTTGTTGTGCACACAATTCCACTCAGAATACGGTGATTCCGTCACAGCTACCAAACCAACCTAACCGTCCACAAATTCTTTACACTCATCCAAGCTCTAGTCATAGTAGTCATAGTAATAACTATAATAAACCAACCAAACCGCTAAGTCATTATATTAGTACTAGTAGACCTAAACCAAACAG CCACCAACTGGCCAATAACTCAACGAGATCATCAGCAGCTACTCGTAATCCAACTTTACCTACTTCTACTGATCGATCTGAATTCTCTTGGAGAATATCTACACCTCCTCCTAG GCACAGTATTCGACCGATGAACACAAATGATGATTTCACGTTGACTGCCAACCTCATCTATACGAAACCTGGATGGCAAATGACAACCGAACCCGCTTTCATAACATCAAACCACAGTTCTAAGGATCCGCAAATAGAAACGAATAGTTTACAAAACTGGCAGTCTACAACGGAGTTTGGAGTAGTGACTAGACagaaaaaacctacaaaaaccAAGAATAGACCGACAAAGAAGCCGGTACAAAGCGCGGCAGATAAATATTTCACCAAGTATTCAATGAAGCCTACGAAGCCTACTACCACTAAAAg GCCAACAGAAACTGGTAGACCTGaattattttatccaaaattacCAAACAAAACTCCAACTACTATTTTGCCTTCTCCAACAAGTTCAAATGGACTTTCTATATCAACAACTTCGGTAGCAAACGACGATATTT cttGTGGCGTTCCTCAGATGTTTACCAAAGCTCAAACAAGGATAGTGGGTGGAAAAAATGCTCCTTTTGGAAAATGGCCTTGGCAG GTTTCCGTGAGGAGAACATCGTTTTTTGGATTCTCTAGTACACATCGATGCGGTGGAGCAATCTTGAATGAAAATTGGATGGCAACTGCTGGACACTGTGTAGATGA cTTACTGACATCGCAAATCAGAATAAGAGTTGGAGAATACGATTTTTCCAGCGTTCAGGAGCAACATCCCTATGTAGAAAGGGGAGTATCGCAAAAAATAGTACATCCCAAATACAACTATTTCACTTACGAGTACGACCTTGCTCTTATCCAAGTTGATAAATCATTGGAATTCTTGCCGCATATATCTCCTATATGTCTACCAGCTTCTAATGATCTTTTGATTGGAGAAAATGCTACAGTAACCGGATGGGGTAGACTCAGTGAAGGCGGTACCTTACCATCAGTGTTACAAGAG GTTCAAGTACCTATAGTTAGCAATGATCGCTGCAAGAGTATGTTCCTAAGGGCTGGTCGACACGAATTTATTCCTGATATATTTCTCTGTGCTGGATACGAAGGAGGAGGGCAGGATTCTTGTCAAGGAGATTCAGGAGGTCCTTTGCAA GTGAAAGGAAAAGACGGACGTTACTTTCTAGCGGGGATCATTTCATGGGGAATTGGATGCGCCGAAGCTAACCTTCCCGGAGTATGTACAAGAATATCCAAGTTTGTTCCATGGATTCTGAAAATAGTTACTTAA
- the LOC130893685 gene encoding serine proteinase stubble-like isoform X1, with product MNMGSDRRLDNRTLEQLIRDTTSCSLRMVFLVLVLVSEWLPTSSSAAYSSKRKDQAYQINPKPCWVDGQEGTCMFVYECINTDGYHIGMCVDTFMFGSCCAHNSTQNTVIPSQLPNQPNRPQILYTHPSSSHSSHSNNYNKPTKPLSHYISTSRPKPNSHQLANNSTRSSAATRNPTLPTSTDRSEFSWRISTPPPRHSIRPMNTNDDFTLTANLIYTKPGWQMTTEPAFITSNHSSKDPQIETNSLQNWQSTTEFGVVTRQKKPTKTKNRPTKKPVQSAADKYFTKYSMKPTKPTTTKRPTETGRPELFYPKLPNKTPTTILPSPTSSNGLSISTTSVANDDISCGVPQMFTKAQTRIVGGKNAPFGKWPWQVSVRRTSFFGFSSTHRCGGAILNENWMATAGHCVDDLLTSQIRIRVGEYDFSSVQEQHPYVERGVSQKIVHPKYNYFTYEYDLALIQVDKSLEFLPHISPICLPASNDLLIGENATVTGWGRLSEGGTLPSVLQEVQVPIVSNDRCKSMFLRAGRHEFIPDIFLCAGYEGGGQDSCQGDSGGPLQVKGKDGRYFLAGIISWGIGCAEANLPGVCTRISKFVPWILKIVT from the exons ATACAACATCGTGTAGTCTTCGTATGGTATTTCTGGTCCTGGTGTTAGTATCTGAATGGCTGCCTACATCATCCAGTGCCGCTTATTCTTCAAAAAGAAAAGATCAAG catACCAAATCAATCCAAAACCTTGTTGGGTAGATGGCCAGGAAGGTACTTGCATGTTTGTTTATGAATGCATAAACACTGATGGTTACCATATAG GTATGTGCGTCGACACGTTCATGTTTGGTTCTTGTTGTGCACACAATTCCACTCAGAATACGGTGATTCCGTCACAGCTACCAAACCAACCTAACCGTCCACAAATTCTTTACACTCATCCAAGCTCTAGTCATAGTAGTCATAGTAATAACTATAATAAACCAACCAAACCGCTAAGTCATTATATTAGTACTAGTAGACCTAAACCAAACAG CCACCAACTGGCCAATAACTCAACGAGATCATCAGCAGCTACTCGTAATCCAACTTTACCTACTTCTACTGATCGATCTGAATTCTCTTGGAGAATATCTACACCTCCTCCTAG GCACAGTATTCGACCGATGAACACAAATGATGATTTCACGTTGACTGCCAACCTCATCTATACGAAACCTGGATGGCAAATGACAACCGAACCCGCTTTCATAACATCAAACCACAGTTCTAAGGATCCGCAAATAGAAACGAATAGTTTACAAAACTGGCAGTCTACAACGGAGTTTGGAGTAGTGACTAGACagaaaaaacctacaaaaaccAAGAATAGACCGACAAAGAAGCCGGTACAAAGCGCGGCAGATAAATATTTCACCAAGTATTCAATGAAGCCTACGAAGCCTACTACCACTAAAAg GCCAACAGAAACTGGTAGACCTGaattattttatccaaaattacCAAACAAAACTCCAACTACTATTTTGCCTTCTCCAACAAGTTCAAATGGACTTTCTATATCAACAACTTCGGTAGCAAACGACGATATTT cttGTGGCGTTCCTCAGATGTTTACCAAAGCTCAAACAAGGATAGTGGGTGGAAAAAATGCTCCTTTTGGAAAATGGCCTTGGCAG GTTTCCGTGAGGAGAACATCGTTTTTTGGATTCTCTAGTACACATCGATGCGGTGGAGCAATCTTGAATGAAAATTGGATGGCAACTGCTGGACACTGTGTAGATGA cTTACTGACATCGCAAATCAGAATAAGAGTTGGAGAATACGATTTTTCCAGCGTTCAGGAGCAACATCCCTATGTAGAAAGGGGAGTATCGCAAAAAATAGTACATCCCAAATACAACTATTTCACTTACGAGTACGACCTTGCTCTTATCCAAGTTGATAAATCATTGGAATTCTTGCCGCATATATCTCCTATATGTCTACCAGCTTCTAATGATCTTTTGATTGGAGAAAATGCTACAGTAACCGGATGGGGTAGACTCAGTGAAGGCGGTACCTTACCATCAGTGTTACAAGAG GTTCAAGTACCTATAGTTAGCAATGATCGCTGCAAGAGTATGTTCCTAAGGGCTGGTCGACACGAATTTATTCCTGATATATTTCTCTGTGCTGGATACGAAGGAGGAGGGCAGGATTCTTGTCAAGGAGATTCAGGAGGTCCTTTGCAA GTGAAAGGAAAAGACGGACGTTACTTTCTAGCGGGGATCATTTCATGGGGAATTGGATGCGCCGAAGCTAACCTTCCCGGAGTATGTACAAGAATATCCAAGTTTGTTCCATGGATTCTGAAAATAGTTACTTAA